From the genome of Chroicocephalus ridibundus chromosome 1, bChrRid1.1, whole genome shotgun sequence, one region includes:
- the LOC134510091 gene encoding C-type lectin domain family 1 member B-like — protein sequence MSSHIMHTNTEEEDGYSHLNHPPQHPSRHYMSLNINRGRSLPFAVWWPAIFTLFALGLALTVGMIVLGLRGSKAPAGHDENLQGLKQRLCLMSDANSKNNKPACSLCPVNWKWVGGDTCFYLSEKEATWQESEDFCFSQNATLLTLKRKSKLISISQISRKQSYWIGLSYGVDGWSWTDGTKLSTKRMDWIDLSSEQNCAYLFYRKSRVYSENCNEKYPWICEMAAVQLI from the exons ATGAGTTCTCACATAATGCATACAAATACAGAGGAAGAGGATGGATACTCTCATTTAAATCACCCGCCACAGCATCCATCCAGACACTACATGTCCTTGAACATCAACCGAG GGCGCTCTCTTCCCTTTGCTGTATGGTGGCCAGCTATCTTCACTTTGTTTGCCCTGGGCCTGGCCCTCACCGTAGGAATGATAGTCCTAG GTCTCAGAGGTTCTAAGGCACCTGCAGGACACGACGAAAACTTGCAAGGCCTAAAGCAGAGATTGTGCTTGATGAGTGACGCAAACAGTAAGAACAATA AACCCGCATGTTCACTGTGCCCTGTAAACTGGAAATGGGTTGGAGGCGACACCTGTTTCTACTTGTCAGAAAAGGAGGCCACATGGCAGGAAAGTGAAGACTTCTGCTTCTCCCAGAACGCCACCCTTCTTAcgctgaaaaggaaaagcaagctg atTAGCATATCTCAAATATCACGAAAACAATCTTACTGGATTGGATTATCATATGGAGTTGATGGCTGGTCTTGGACAGATGGTACAAAACTTTCTACAAAAAGAATGGACTG GATTGATTTATCCTCTGAGCAAAACTGTGCATACCTGTTCTATCGTAAGTCAAGAGTTTACAGTGAGAACTGTAATGAGAAATATCCCTGGATCTGTGAGATGGCAGCAGTCCAGCTGATCTAA
- the LOC134510096 gene encoding natural killer cells antigen CD94-like, giving the protein MEDEEGYTALNLRPSASVITSGYSNSNKCSTFKAPASCVRVGRVSPSSSVWRPVAFAFLMLCLLLLLGLVALLALFFQVSKDPEEGKKLQEMREALCLEGKEKNGTTCAVCPASWLKSGADSCFYISKEKKTWKESQEFCSSRNSTLLVLKDTIKMVSLPRDSQLYWVGLSYIPERSGWYWEDGTAFSKEVTKWVVLYDNTFCASVYGQIIYASQSCSTKQFWICEKAAVHFT; this is encoded by the exons ATGGAGGATGAAGAAGGCTACACCGCTTTAAATTTACGACCCTCAGCTTCAGTTATTACTTCTGGATATTCGAACAGCAACAAATGTTCTACGTTTAAGGCTCCGGCCAGTTGTGTCAGAGTAGGCA GAGTCTCCCCCTCATCTTCCGTATGGCGGCCAGTGGCCTTTGCTTTCCTCATGttgtgcctgctgctgctgctggggctggtagCCCTGCTGGCCCTGT TTTTTCAGGTTTCCAAGgatcctgaggaaggaaagaagctgcaGGAAATGAGGGAAGCATTGTgtttggaagggaaggagaaaaatg GAACAACATGTGCTGTCTGCCCAGCAAGCTGGCTGAAGAGTGGAGCTGACAGCTGCTTCTAcatttcaaaggagaagaaaacatggAAGGAAAGCCAGGAGTTCTGTTCCTCAAGAAACTCCACTCTTCTTGTGCTAAAAGACACAATAAAGATG GTTTCTCTGCCACGGGATTCACAGCTTTACTGGGTTGGATTATCATATATACCTGAAAGGAGTGGCTGGTACTGGGAGGATGGAACAGCTTTTTCAAAAGAAGTGACAAAATG GGTCGTGTTATATGACAACACCTTCTGTGCCTCCGTATATGGACAGATTATTTACGCCAGCCAATCCTGCTCAACAAAGCAATTCTGGATCTGTGAGAAAGCGGCTGTTCATTTCACCTGA